One window from the genome of Treponema sp. OMZ 838 encodes:
- a CDS encoding MFS transporter encodes MTWRTYLAYGGGDLYGGGCFFIVTTFSMYYLVNVIGLHPALAGLIPAIGKVWDAVSDPMMGYIADNTPQTRFGKRRVWFLVSILPIALSFILIWFPVTIESQTGKFIFYTVAYIIFFTVSTVSYIPYAALSAEITKDFSERNKLNSTRLMFSFVATLLGGLLAQPIIDHFNGSAQGYFIMGCVFALIFALPWIPLYVETWELPQDEAGKKSTQSFIKNFLSLFQNKSCRIHITMYVCSFGALDIFMSFVLFYIVDYLNKGSIFVIAQGSLLITMMAALPVHSYFINRKGHKPVYTTALTVFILAILLMGLHTPTSGSVWVILNMVLMGIGISANNLIPHQLLPFISDIDRVMSGKQRAGTYSAAMTLSRKLFLGLIIMPTIGVGLSKIGYKNPVPSILTQSQFAEAEALCKNTATPFSEIEKYYTLYEDGNLHLKYISKDTDGIIKNVYKKHKNTASAETTAFFENTVSFTEIPINIFDDFIVPSFHTGDFTQADNKFLVVSAYKKDGNSYKKRAPPEFYTKSDLYDLKVLLDTIDFKYSGIGQVQKPLQKQETLNKIRLMFIVLPVCMLLLGILFASQFKVTPENHQIILNEIKRLESGGKKEDADAKTKAVCELLIGKKYC; translated from the coding sequence ATGACATGGCGTACATACCTTGCCTATGGCGGCGGGGATTTGTACGGCGGCGGCTGCTTTTTTATTGTTACGACATTTTCAATGTATTATTTGGTAAACGTTATCGGGCTGCATCCGGCGTTGGCAGGGTTAATTCCGGCGATCGGTAAGGTGTGGGATGCAGTTTCCGACCCGATGATGGGATATATTGCCGATAACACGCCGCAGACACGGTTCGGAAAGCGGCGCGTGTGGTTTTTGGTTTCCATTCTTCCGATAGCTCTATCGTTTATTCTGATCTGGTTTCCGGTTACGATAGAAAGTCAAACGGGAAAATTTATTTTTTATACCGTTGCCTATATCATCTTTTTTACTGTTTCCACCGTGTCTTATATTCCATATGCAGCGCTCAGCGCCGAAATAACAAAAGATTTTTCGGAGCGGAATAAACTGAACAGCACTCGTCTGATGTTTTCGTTTGTTGCAACGCTGCTCGGCGGGCTATTAGCGCAGCCTATTATCGATCATTTCAACGGAAGTGCCCAAGGGTATTTTATCATGGGCTGCGTATTTGCGCTCATCTTTGCACTCCCGTGGATTCCGCTCTATGTTGAAACATGGGAACTTCCTCAAGATGAAGCTGGAAAAAAATCGACTCAGTCGTTTATAAAAAATTTCTTGTCGCTATTTCAAAATAAGTCATGCAGAATTCACATTACGATGTACGTGTGTTCTTTCGGTGCACTTGATATCTTTATGTCGTTTGTGCTCTTTTATATTGTTGACTATTTAAATAAGGGCAGCATCTTTGTCATTGCGCAGGGAAGCCTTCTCATTACTATGATGGCAGCCTTACCGGTGCACAGCTATTTTATCAATCGGAAAGGACATAAGCCTGTCTACACTACAGCGCTTACCGTATTCATCCTCGCTATTTTATTGATGGGGCTGCACACTCCTACTTCCGGTAGTGTTTGGGTAATACTGAATATGGTACTTATGGGAATAGGTATATCGGCGAATAACTTAATACCGCATCAGCTGCTGCCGTTTATTTCCGATATAGACCGCGTGATGAGCGGGAAGCAGCGGGCAGGTACCTATTCGGCGGCGATGACGCTTTCGCGAAAGTTATTTTTAGGCTTAATTATTATGCCGACCATCGGCGTTGGATTGAGCAAAATAGGATATAAAAATCCGGTACCTTCAATTTTAACGCAAAGCCAATTTGCAGAAGCCGAAGCGCTCTGTAAAAATACCGCGACACCGTTTTCGGAAATAGAAAAATATTACACTTTGTATGAAGACGGCAACCTGCATCTAAAATATATCAGTAAAGATACCGACGGCATAATAAAAAATGTTTACAAAAAACACAAAAATACTGCGAGTGCTGAGACAACTGCTTTTTTTGAAAACACTGTTTCTTTTACAGAGATTCCGATAAATATCTTTGATGATTTTATCGTACCGTCGTTTCATACCGGAGACTTTACTCAAGCCGATAATAAATTTCTTGTAGTGTCTGCGTACAAGAAAGACGGAAACAGTTATAAAAAAAGAGCTCCGCCTGAGTTTTATACAAAATCCGATTTATATGATTTGAAGGTGTTATTGGATACGATTGATTTTAAGTATTCGGGCATTGGGCAGGTTCAAAAGCCGCTGCAAAAACAAGAAACACTCAATAAAATCAGATTGATGTTTATTGTGCTGCCGGTTTGTATGCTGCTGCTCGGCATTTTGTTTGCTTCGCAATTTAAAGTTACACCGGAAAATCATCAAATCATTTTGAATGAAATCAAACGACTTGAATCCGGCGGAAAAAAAGAAGATGCCGATGCAAAGACAAAAGCCGTATGCGAATTATTAATCGGGAAAAAGTATTGCTGA
- a CDS encoding GAF domain-containing protein, with protein MKEKLAQYHSLIESEADIIAVMANTSAFIMENLSGLNWAGFYQMKGDELVLGPFQGRPACYRISHGKGVCGHCAVSRKTIMVPDVHAFPGHIACDAASKSELVVPIIHNGILFGVIDLDAPKYDHFTDADKRLIEAIAEIFSQKL; from the coding sequence ATGAAAGAAAAATTAGCTCAATATCACTCATTAATCGAAAGCGAAGCCGATATTATCGCGGTAATGGCAAATACCAGCGCTTTTATTATGGAAAATCTCTCCGGTTTAAACTGGGCAGGTTTTTATCAAATGAAAGGTGATGAATTGGTACTGGGGCCATTTCAAGGCCGACCGGCTTGCTATCGAATTAGTCATGGAAAAGGCGTCTGCGGTCATTGTGCAGTCAGTCGAAAAACGATCATGGTACCCGATGTACACGCTTTTCCAGGGCATATTGCCTGTGATGCAGCAAGCAAAAGCGAATTAGTTGTACCGATTATTCACAATGGTATTTTATTCGGTGTAATTGATCTCGATGCACCCAAGTACGATCATTTTACCGATGCTGACAAGCGCCTTATCGAGGCTATTGCCGAGATATTTTCCCAAAAATTATAA
- a CDS encoding BCCT family transporter, producing MNNRKHNKGMHGFEEIDWIITLLPLVIVTGIAALLLTFPQQSMKAIDSLWNIFVNKLGFFYILLGFGVVCTAFYLVFSKYGAIRLGSLDKPRYSNFTWGAMIFTSTMAADILYWSLIEWGYYYTASPFGHRMLTAAERQDWAATYPLFHWGITPWSFHIVCAVAFGYMLHVRQRKKQKLSEACRPLFGKKIDGVLGTVIDVFSVVGLLAGTATTFTLATPLLSLAISTISGIPESRELTLAVLCIIAAVYTSAVLLGIKGISHLAKVAVVCFSSLIVFVFLFSPKLYIIETSITGIGKMLQNFISLSTWMDPLRISGAAGTGFPQQWTIFYWAYWIAWFVATPFFIGTISEGRTVRNTVLGGLMCGIAGTYCSFIVLGNYGLYLETHGFLPAAERLAAGIPPDEIILSILETLPLAKAGLVLLIITMIALYASTFDAITMVIASYSQQELEGCEPKKSLRAFWSVVFILLPAALILTGSNLSQLQSLSIIAAFPLGIIMICIIVSFFKDAKNGKAG from the coding sequence ATGAATAATCGGAAACATAACAAAGGTATGCACGGTTTCGAAGAAATCGACTGGATTATTACCCTTTTGCCGCTCGTCATTGTAACCGGCATTGCGGCACTGTTGCTTACCTTTCCGCAGCAATCGATGAAGGCTATCGATAGTTTATGGAATATTTTTGTCAACAAACTCGGTTTCTTTTATATACTTCTCGGTTTCGGAGTAGTGTGTACCGCATTCTATCTTGTTTTTTCAAAATACGGAGCAATACGGTTAGGCTCTCTCGATAAACCGCGCTATAGTAATTTTACATGGGGTGCTATGATCTTTACCTCCACGATGGCTGCAGATATTTTGTATTGGTCGCTTATCGAATGGGGATATTACTACACAGCATCACCGTTCGGACACCGAATGCTTACGGCCGCAGAAAGACAAGATTGGGCGGCAACGTACCCGCTGTTCCACTGGGGTATTACACCGTGGAGCTTTCATATCGTATGCGCCGTGGCATTTGGCTATATGCTCCATGTACGGCAGCGGAAAAAGCAAAAACTATCCGAAGCGTGCCGCCCTCTTTTCGGTAAAAAAATCGATGGCGTACTTGGTACTGTCATCGATGTGTTTTCGGTCGTGGGACTTTTAGCAGGAACCGCGACAACATTCACGCTTGCAACACCGTTGTTATCGCTGGCAATTTCCACCATCTCCGGCATTCCCGAATCACGGGAGCTGACATTAGCTGTGCTCTGCATTATTGCAGCGGTATATACCTCAGCTGTTCTACTTGGAATAAAAGGCATTTCTCATCTGGCAAAGGTTGCTGTTGTGTGTTTTTCCAGCCTCATTGTATTTGTGTTTTTGTTTAGTCCCAAACTCTATATTATCGAAACAAGCATAACCGGCATAGGGAAGATGCTGCAAAACTTTATCTCGCTTTCCACATGGATGGATCCCCTGCGGATTTCGGGTGCAGCCGGTACAGGGTTCCCGCAGCAGTGGACGATTTTTTATTGGGCATATTGGATTGCGTGGTTTGTCGCAACGCCGTTCTTTATCGGAACAATCTCTGAAGGGCGGACGGTACGGAATACCGTACTGGGCGGACTTATGTGCGGCATCGCGGGAACTTATTGCTCGTTTATCGTGCTGGGGAACTACGGACTTTATTTGGAAACACATGGATTCTTACCGGCTGCCGAACGGCTTGCTGCCGGTATCCCTCCAGACGAGATTATTTTAAGCATTCTAGAAACACTACCGCTTGCGAAAGCCGGTTTAGTGCTGCTCATCATCACGATGATTGCTCTTTATGCGAGCACTTTCGACGCGATTACGATGGTTATCGCATCTTATTCGCAGCAGGAACTGGAAGGCTGTGAACCTAAAAAGAGCCTGAGGGCTTTTTGGTCGGTTGTTTTTATCTTACTGCCGGCTGCGCTCATCCTTACCGGCAGCAATCTCAGCCAGTTGCAAAGCTTATCGATTATCGCCGCCTTCCCGCTCGGCATCATTATGATCTGTATTATCGTCAGCTTTTTTAAAGACGCAAAGAACGGGAAGGCAGGGTAA
- a CDS encoding DUF3793 family protein — protein sequence MLPYAYVEAALARHAAPCLAGIKPANLVSFPSADIQWCDAYNAMLNDQGIYFTPICVCEDRAQVLVYRKDLLAHFCCQPKVFAALRYFGYQPECGLDAIIIRLKERMSGFIGTRSREQGKNFPHEIGLFLGYPADDVMQYVRTGGQNCLFCGYWKVYSNPEQALQVFHQYTECKERFALQIKSGMTIFEIVCVA from the coding sequence ATGTTACCGTACGCTTACGTTGAGGCAGCCCTTGCTCGTCATGCCGCCCCCTGTCTGGCAGGAATTAAGCCGGCGAATCTCGTGTCGTTTCCAAGTGCCGATATTCAATGGTGCGATGCTTATAATGCAATGCTAAATGACCAAGGAATATATTTTACTCCGATTTGCGTATGCGAAGATCGTGCTCAAGTATTAGTATATCGGAAGGATTTGCTTGCTCATTTTTGCTGCCAGCCGAAAGTGTTTGCAGCGCTACGGTATTTCGGGTATCAGCCGGAATGCGGGCTTGATGCAATTATTATACGATTAAAAGAGCGGATGTCTGGTTTTATAGGAACACGGAGCAGAGAGCAAGGAAAAAACTTTCCGCATGAGATCGGCCTTTTTTTAGGCTATCCTGCCGACGATGTAATGCAGTATGTAAGAACGGGGGGACAAAATTGTCTGTTTTGCGGGTATTGGAAGGTATACAGCAATCCGGAACAGGCATTACAAGTGTTTCATCAATATACGGAATGTAAAGAGCGTTTTGCTTTACAGATAAAGAGCGGCATGACTATCTTTGAGATAGTTTGTGTTGCCTAA
- a CDS encoding phosphotransferase: protein MKKRYFQIIELMKKNPAITQREIAGTLKISLAYVNQILFSMEQDSLLKTNGLPAIGKKVLTIKAHTEYDSCKVDNAIIMAAGFGSRFIPLTYAIPKGLLEVFGERMIERQIKQLQEVGITDITVVVGYLKETFEYLIDKYNVKLVYNPDFESKNNLSTLYHVRDRLKNTYILSSDNWLRKNMYHAYEYDSWYSSVKMNEKTNEWVLQLGLHDKIMKVKIGGRNAWVMYGPVYFSRAFSDAIRPMIEEAYHREDTDDWYWEDVLSRHLNTLTMFANKQPANQVYEFESLEELRQFDTSYMVSTQNKWMEMISRVFGQPEMQIKNLRPLRLGMTNKSFIFELNNNKYIFRIPGAGTDILINRKQEHAVYKAIEPLGISDKIIYFDQMTGVKISQFEENMHIADPHNPDDLEACMWIARKLHTSGITVRHRFNFRERINFYEKQAEAKHGILFYDYAEIREKMNTLLDLLDTLKKPEVLTHIDLICDNFIISDSEVKLIDWEYAAMCDPLADLAMFSIYSYFSEAQINDLMHRYFRRDPEGEEKLRVYIYVALAGFLWALWTCYKQALGENFGEYGLKMYRYAKDYYKQVMQMTEFTDDRKEETNDE from the coding sequence ATGAAAAAACGATATTTTCAGATTATCGAGTTAATGAAAAAGAATCCGGCCATCACGCAACGTGAAATTGCCGGAACCTTAAAAATATCGCTCGCGTATGTCAATCAAATTCTTTTTTCTATGGAACAGGACAGCCTTCTTAAGACGAACGGCTTACCTGCCATCGGCAAAAAAGTTTTAACCATTAAAGCTCATACCGAATACGATTCATGCAAGGTTGATAATGCCATCATCATGGCCGCGGGTTTCGGTTCACGCTTTATTCCGCTCACCTACGCCATTCCCAAAGGGTTATTGGAAGTTTTCGGCGAACGGATGATTGAACGCCAAATCAAGCAGTTACAAGAAGTCGGTATTACCGATATCACGGTAGTCGTCGGTTATCTGAAAGAGACCTTTGAATACCTCATCGATAAATACAATGTAAAACTTGTGTATAATCCCGATTTTGAAAGCAAAAACAACCTTTCAACACTGTATCACGTCCGAGACAGACTCAAAAACACTTATATTTTATCCAGCGACAACTGGCTGCGGAAAAATATGTATCATGCGTATGAATACGATTCATGGTATTCGTCCGTAAAAATGAACGAAAAAACCAATGAATGGGTATTGCAGCTCGGTTTACACGACAAGATAATGAAGGTAAAGATCGGCGGTAGGAACGCATGGGTAATGTACGGGCCGGTCTATTTTTCGCGTGCTTTTTCCGATGCCATTCGTCCGATGATTGAAGAAGCCTATCACCGTGAGGATACCGACGACTGGTACTGGGAAGACGTATTGAGCCGTCATTTAAATACGCTGACGATGTTCGCAAATAAACAACCCGCTAATCAAGTATATGAATTTGAATCCTTGGAAGAGCTGCGTCAATTCGATACATCATACATGGTTTCCACACAGAATAAATGGATGGAAATGATTTCCCGCGTATTCGGGCAGCCTGAAATGCAAATTAAAAATTTGCGCCCGCTACGGCTTGGTATGACAAATAAATCTTTCATATTTGAACTGAATAACAACAAATATATTTTCCGCATTCCGGGCGCCGGTACTGATATTCTTATCAACCGAAAACAGGAACATGCAGTGTATAAGGCGATTGAGCCGCTCGGCATATCCGATAAGATTATCTATTTTGATCAAATGACCGGGGTAAAAATCAGTCAGTTTGAAGAAAATATGCATATCGCTGATCCCCACAATCCGGATGATTTGGAAGCGTGTATGTGGATTGCGCGTAAATTGCATACCTCCGGTATTACGGTACGACACCGCTTTAATTTTAGAGAGCGGATTAATTTTTATGAAAAGCAAGCGGAAGCAAAGCACGGTATTCTTTTCTATGATTATGCCGAAATCCGGGAAAAGATGAACACTTTGCTCGATTTACTCGACACACTGAAAAAACCGGAGGTACTGACTCATATCGATTTAATCTGCGATAACTTTATTATCAGTGACAGTGAGGTAAAACTGATCGATTGGGAATACGCTGCGATGTGCGACCCGCTGGCTGACCTCGCAATGTTTTCCATTTACTCTTACTTTTCCGAAGCGCAAATAAACGATCTTATGCATCGTTACTTCCGCCGCGATCCGGAAGGCGAAGAAAAACTGCGTGTCTATATCTATGTTGCGCTTGCAGGATTCTTATGGGCGCTGTGGACATGCTATAAACAAGCATTGGGAGAAAACTTCGGTGAGTACGGGTTAAAGATGTACCGGTACGCAAAAGATTATTACAAGCAAGTTATGCAGATGACGGAGTTTACAGATGACCGGAAAGAAGAGACAAATGATGAATAA
- the malQ gene encoding 4-alpha-glucanotransferase, with protein sequence MTQKLLNRSAGILLHPTSLPSNEGIGTLGKSAYNFIDWLHSAHIRLWQVLPLGPTGYGDSPYAAFSSFAGNPLLIDLDTLSEQGYLTADDIKLPEYLSTNGNIDFGSVVYWKIPLLKKAASAFLNRIKDGGAAGAELKAAFRRFQKANKHLDDYALFMSIKEVYDAQAAQEGVSGKLWNNYWPKALACRDIETLKRWAQEHRHEIDRYKAIQFFFFEQWTRLRHYANEKGISIIGDIPIFVAPDSSDVWANQKLFQLDENGVPTAVAGVPPDYFSATGQLWGNPLYNWEAMKADKYRWWIDRIDACLELVDYIRIDHFRGFEAYWAVPFGAPTAENGEWLPGPDHHFFEAVQRALLKKNSEYAKGLPIIAEDLGVITPQVERLRDDFRLPGMKILQFAFSAAEVREVGFTDAFLPHRYTQNAVVYTGTHDNTTLRAWLDTLSRDDFEVLLFYLYGEKPAVELLDELFSAEYTAARHGTSDAVSPAVDDGTALQAAAFKDDLCAELIKQAFFSVAVFAVIPFQDLYALGAEARMNEPSTLGKNWTWRMPRGLLTPECAEWLSDLVIASGRCGKI encoded by the coding sequence ATGACCCAAAAGCTTTTAAACCGCTCGGCAGGAATTCTGCTGCACCCGACTTCCCTCCCCAGTAATGAAGGAATAGGAACTCTTGGAAAATCTGCATATAATTTTATCGATTGGCTTCATTCCGCGCATATACGGCTATGGCAGGTATTGCCTCTCGGTCCGACCGGTTATGGGGATTCTCCCTATGCGGCATTTTCGAGCTTTGCCGGGAACCCGCTGTTGATCGACTTGGACACACTTTCGGAGCAAGGATATTTGACTGCCGATGATATCAAGTTACCGGAGTACCTCTCTACAAATGGTAATATCGACTTTGGTTCGGTAGTCTATTGGAAAATACCGCTCTTAAAAAAAGCCGCATCGGCATTTCTTAATAGGATTAAAGACGGTGGTGCCGCCGGTGCAGAATTGAAAGCGGCCTTCCGGCGTTTTCAAAAGGCGAATAAACATCTTGACGACTATGCGCTCTTCATGTCGATTAAAGAAGTATACGATGCGCAGGCAGCTCAAGAAGGTGTATCCGGAAAATTGTGGAACAACTATTGGCCGAAGGCACTTGCCTGCCGCGACATAGAGACATTAAAACGTTGGGCGCAGGAACATCGGCACGAGATTGACCGCTATAAGGCTATTCAATTTTTCTTTTTTGAACAGTGGACGCGGCTTCGGCACTATGCGAATGAAAAAGGTATTTCGATTATCGGGGATATCCCGATTTTCGTAGCCCCTGATTCTTCTGATGTATGGGCGAATCAAAAACTTTTCCAGCTGGATGAAAACGGTGTACCGACAGCGGTTGCCGGAGTACCGCCCGACTATTTTAGCGCAACGGGACAGCTATGGGGAAACCCGCTCTATAATTGGGAGGCGATGAAGGCCGATAAATACCGCTGGTGGATTGACCGCATTGATGCATGTTTGGAACTCGTCGATTATATCCGTATCGATCACTTCCGGGGCTTTGAAGCGTATTGGGCGGTACCCTTCGGCGCTCCGACTGCGGAAAACGGCGAATGGCTGCCCGGCCCCGATCATCATTTTTTTGAAGCGGTACAGCGCGCATTGCTCAAAAAGAACAGTGAATATGCCAAAGGTTTGCCGATTATTGCCGAAGACCTTGGGGTTATTACCCCGCAGGTGGAGCGTCTTCGCGACGACTTCCGGTTGCCGGGAATGAAAATCTTACAATTCGCCTTTAGCGCCGCAGAGGTACGGGAAGTAGGCTTTACCGATGCCTTTTTACCGCACCGGTATACGCAAAATGCTGTCGTGTACACCGGTACTCATGACAACACTACATTGCGGGCATGGCTCGACACACTCTCACGGGATGATTTTGAAGTACTGTTGTTCTACCTCTACGGTGAAAAACCTGCCGTAGAATTGCTCGACGAGCTGTTTTCGGCGGAGTATACCGCAGCACGGCACGGCACGTCCGATGCGGTGTCTCCTGCAGTAGACGACGGGACAGCCTTGCAAGCCGCTGCTTTTAAAGACGACCTCTGTGCCGAGCTGATTAAGCAAGCGTTTTTCTCGGTAGCAGTCTTTGCCGTTATTCCGTTCCAAGACCTGTATGCACTGGGGGCAGAGGCGCGCATGAACGAACCTTCTACCCTTGGGAAAAACTGGACATGGCGCATGCCGCGCGGTTTGCTTACCCCGGAATGTGCCGAATGGCTGAGCGATTTAGTTATTGCATCCGGCAGGTGCGGGAAGATATAG
- a CDS encoding flavodoxin, with translation MAKVAVVFWSGTGHTEKMAHCIMDGLKAGGAEAELFTVSQFSADKLDSYDKIAFGCPAMGSEELEPDEFEPFFASIENKLSGRKIALFGSYEWADGEWMQTWVERAKRDGADVFEEGLIAYDDPDEEAQKKCKEFGERFAK, from the coding sequence ATGGCAAAAGTTGCAGTAGTATTTTGGAGCGGAACCGGTCATACCGAAAAAATGGCTCATTGTATTATGGACGGACTGAAAGCAGGCGGAGCAGAGGCGGAATTATTCACTGTTTCGCAGTTCAGTGCGGACAAATTAGATAGTTATGACAAAATCGCCTTCGGCTGCCCTGCGATGGGGTCTGAGGAACTTGAACCGGATGAATTTGAACCGTTCTTTGCTTCTATCGAAAATAAGCTTTCAGGACGCAAAATCGCGCTGTTCGGGTCTTACGAATGGGCGGATGGCGAATGGATGCAGACTTGGGTAGAACGGGCAAAGCGTGATGGAGCCGATGTGTTTGAAGAAGGACTCATTGCTTATGACGATCCCGATGAAGAGGCACAGAAAAAGTGCAAGGAATTCGGCGAACGCTTTGCGAAATAA
- a CDS encoding Hsp20/alpha crystallin family protein: MNSLSIFNPLFADSMLDSLNHDNSHFGVFSPLANATYPTVDVRETSGAYIMDIDLPGYTEKDVTIHLKERVLTVASSHEETKETEEKPNGEQFLIRERTQRRFVRRFTLPEDIDQDKVEAGFKNGVLTVNIPRKEIAPRRQIAIKSN; the protein is encoded by the coding sequence ATGAACTCACTAAGTATTTTTAATCCCTTATTTGCGGACTCTATGCTTGACTCATTAAATCACGACAACTCCCATTTCGGCGTTTTCAGTCCGTTGGCGAATGCAACTTATCCGACTGTTGACGTACGCGAAACAAGCGGCGCCTATATTATGGACATCGATCTTCCCGGTTATACGGAAAAAGATGTTACTATTCACTTAAAAGAACGCGTTTTGACGGTTGCTTCCAGCCATGAGGAAACAAAAGAGACGGAAGAAAAACCCAACGGTGAACAATTCCTTATCCGTGAACGCACACAACGCCGTTTTGTCAGACGGTTTACGCTACCCGAAGATATCGACCAAGACAAGGTTGAAGCCGGCTTTAAAAACGGCGTGTTAACCGTCAATATACCGCGCAAGGAGATTGCTCCCCGCCGGCAGATTGCGATAAAATCAAACTAA
- a CDS encoding type III PLP-dependent enzyme, whose protein sequence is MNVTDYLSETEWKRLLQFSEKLETPCVVINLDRIKKNYLELKKFFSTADIYYAVKANPHEEVLKLLIELGANFDIASRYELDKILALGITPDRLSYGNTIKKAKDIAYFYEKGVRLFVTDSKDDLKNLAKYAPKSHVYVRILVENTNSADWPLSRKFGCHPDMAYDLCILAKELGLIPYGISFHVGSQQRDIGQWDDAIAKTKYLMSSLEEEEDIELKMINMGGGFPASYVVPTNELSEYASEINRYLDDDFGDERPRIILEPGRSMVGDAGVLVTEVITVSRKNNTALQRWVYVDAGVFNGLVETLNESIKYPIITSKDSNCSRRGEVILAGPTCDSMDIMYEKHKYQLPINLKPGDRVYFLSAGAYTASYASVEFNGFPPLKTYIMK, encoded by the coding sequence ATGAATGTAACCGATTATCTTAGCGAAACCGAATGGAAAAGGCTGCTGCAGTTTTCCGAAAAACTTGAAACGCCCTGTGTTGTTATCAATTTAGATCGAATTAAAAAAAATTATCTTGAATTAAAGAAGTTCTTTTCCACTGCTGATATTTATTATGCGGTGAAGGCAAATCCTCATGAGGAAGTTTTAAAGCTTCTCATTGAGCTGGGAGCAAACTTTGACATTGCCTCACGTTATGAACTTGATAAGATTCTTGCCCTAGGGATAACCCCTGACCGTCTCAGTTATGGCAATACGATCAAAAAAGCAAAGGATATTGCCTATTTTTATGAAAAAGGCGTTCGACTATTCGTTACCGACAGTAAAGATGATTTAAAAAACCTCGCAAAATATGCACCCAAATCGCATGTCTATGTCCGCATCTTGGTTGAAAACACCAATAGCGCCGACTGGCCGCTTTCCCGTAAGTTCGGCTGCCATCCCGATATGGCCTACGATCTCTGTATTTTAGCGAAAGAACTGGGGCTTATTCCTTATGGTATTTCATTCCATGTCGGCAGCCAGCAGCGGGATATCGGGCAATGGGACGATGCTATTGCAAAAACAAAGTATCTGATGAGCTCTCTTGAAGAAGAAGAAGACATTGAACTCAAGATGATCAATATGGGCGGCGGATTTCCTGCTTCGTATGTTGTGCCGACCAATGAGCTTTCCGAATATGCAAGCGAAATCAATCGATATCTTGACGACGATTTCGGCGATGAACGTCCCCGTATCATCCTTGAACCGGGACGGTCTATGGTTGGCGACGCCGGCGTTCTTGTTACCGAAGTTATCACCGTTTCGCGAAAGAACAATACAGCTTTGCAGCGTTGGGTCTATGTTGATGCCGGCGTTTTTAACGGATTAGTGGAAACACTGAACGAAAGTATTAAGTATCCTATCATAACCTCAAAGGATTCAAATTGCAGTAGACGCGGTGAGGTGATTCTTGCAGGACCGACCTGTGATAGTATGGATATTATGTATGAAAAGCATAAATACCAACTTCCAATTAATCTTAAACCGGGGGATAGGGTCTACTTTCTGAGTGCCGGTGCATATACGGCAAGTTATGCATCTGTGGAGTTTAACGGCTTTCCTCCGCTTAAAACCTATATTATGAAATAA